The following proteins are encoded in a genomic region of Debaryomyces hansenii CBS767 chromosome G complete sequence:
- a CDS encoding DEHA2G02024p (weakly similar to uniprot|P40987 Saccharomyces cerevisiae YOR349W CIN1 Tubulin folding factor D involved in beta-tubulin (Tub2p) folding) gives MDDVFEQVLVKKSDELHSQIRSLIKDLGDIIHDNESYSSAKIERSKVIFSSLQWAINEFESSPKLLDLNLSIYIESLADFYLFLYSIESDKDLKHLKQGISGLIYEFSKIRGFKFVTNFFSSDVYLIPKLLELTEIINLSENETFLILIWLSNLVLVPFPLTLINEDLPTLLLEFGLNCLEKHSNASKNQSVASILISRLISRQDLIQNGMLDVYFNDTVPSIWNSLSYNSGSIKLGHTMVINKLMKRCSFEVMCKYLDVIHKEVLLTDLVNLRTQEEYCTNDLNNLNVLYIIKVLNKLAKFYLQSPETGKYYQVSSIVNNLFHDVMSIMLDRFDTNLRYAMAKNLSSICSQLTVEAMNYQEQLIQYLIEQLEISNIMITYSPYEKSISNSNRFHVDLAITSDKISVPKYHTVLLFFAYVSLRKSLPYHLISPILSIVHKTLFIQQKRATSVLGSQLRDSSCFIIWSLCRMIKTDTFIMLQRENENMMEVILFDLIKVAIFDFDLTIRRCSVAVIQEFIGRFGNNLFGYKFVEDMTFGEQMGSFIIRLVEIFNNKSLGSLNSSYLMIHELIRIGFKPNLFIPCLLNNIQDDNNSFEVKKLNSYHLAKIYGDDLSMEFDFEFLGNLQDSYPLQTLLSVLTREILNTGNSLYAFSELAVISPDTSHQFTLKVANHLKENFKFDHHSDASEKAEAYVKWINCCMIINFPIIDFDIVWKEIFDIVRAKYTTGLAEEFKQYFRLLCKRNEVITSDHLKGFGHIIKSNNPIIAQSLFYYQKFSNNGKVFLINLIQENAIDCNIRSSMIECLSENLEKLNLDLSMLSVLVNSLDDYTITNQGDVGSKVRLSTMYLIKNNISTFFHYTDEIELRLVRISGELIDKLRLESIKLIHILRMKHFVEIDNSNNYKFLFAYYRNEILANKQQSNHVIELSISFWRGIVFSLGALTMTSSVTNEAFLQLLVFLESLNQENHDFVFKEFLKLLKIPTDRQLNNLNSRELKVYNMTLNVFVKLFESNTPFPIDFEYQTLYVRCYNLHINTSNVLRIGIILKIFQYLGTLQSEPEIRLKAQTRVCWLCCHHPLSRVRSIGSEVFFEILNDISPNNDCISILDSVDWEESPGKLKKYFKCFQQTLTTL, from the coding sequence ATGGATGATGTATTTGAACAGGTGTTAGTTAAGAAAAGTGATGAACTTCATTCGCAAATTCGATCGTTAATTAAAGATCTAGGAGATATAATCCACGATAATGAGCTGTATAGTCTGGCCAAAATCGAACGTTCAAAGGTAATATTCTCTAGTTTACAATGGGCAATTAACGAATTTGAGTCTTCCCCCAAGCTTTTAGATCTCAATTTATCGATTTATATTGAATCCTTGGCtgatttttatttgtttctaTATTCCATAGAAAGTGACAAGGATCTAAAACATTTAAAGCAAGGGATATCAGGCCTCATATATGAGTTTTCCAAAATAAGAGGATTCAAATTTGTaaccaatttcttttcaagTGATGTCTACttaattccaaaattattagaattaacTGAAATTATAAACTTGAGTGAAAATGAAacttttttgatattaatatgGCTTTCCAATTTAGTTCTTGTTCCATTCCCTCTCactttaattaatgaagatttgcCAACGTTATTACTTGAATTTGGTTTGAATTGTCTTGAAAAGCATTCCAATGCCTCCAAAAATCAATCAGTGGCGCTGATTCTAATATCTAGACTAATTTCAAGACAAGATTTAATACAGAATGGTATGCTTGATgtatattttaatgataCAGTTCCTTCCATTTGGAACTCTTTATCTTATAATAGTGGCTCAATCAAATTGGGACATACTATGGtgataaataaattaatgaagagaTGCTCATTTGAAGTAATGTGTAAATATTTAGATGTTATCCACAAAGAAGTTTTACTAACTGACTTGGTTAATCTACGTACgcaagaagaatattgtacgaatgatttgaataatcttAATGTTTTGTATATCATAAAGGTATTGAACAAACTAGCcaaattttatttgcaaCTGCCAGAAACTGGCAAATATTATCAGGTATCTAGCATAGTGAACAATTTGTTTCATGATGTAATGAGTATAATGTTAGACAGGTTTGATACTAACTTAAGGTATGCAATGGCAAAGAATTTAAGTAGCATCTGTTCCCAGTTAACGGTTGAAGCAATGAATTACCAAGAACAATTGATCCAATATCTTATAGAACAGTTGGAAATTCTGAATATCATGATTACTTACTCTCCGTatgaaaaatcaattagTAACTCAAACCGATTTCATGTCGATTTAGCGATTACTTCTGATAAAATTTCTGTGCCAAAGTACCATACGGTTTTGTTATTTTTCGCATACGTATCGCTCAGGAAATCCTTACCATACCATCTAATCCTGCCGATATTAAGCATTGTGCACAAGAccttatttattcaacaaaagCGAGCAACATCTGTTTTAGGATCCCAATTACGGGATTCGTCTTGCTTTATCATATGGTCATTATGTAGGATGATTAAGACAGATACCTTCATTATGCTACAAAGAGAAAACGAGAATATGATGGAAGTTATCTTATTTGACTTGATAAAGGTAGCAATTTTCGACTTTGATCTAACTATACGAAGATGTAGTGTGGCTGTTATCCAAGAATTTATTGGGAGATTTGGTAATAACTTGTTTGGCTACAAATTTGTGGAGGATATGACCTTTGGAGAGCAGATGGGACTGTTTATAATTAGATTAGTTGAGATTTTCAATAACAAATCCCTTGGTTCTTTGAATCTGTCGTACTTGATGATTCATGAGCTTATCCGTATTGGATTCAAACCGAATCTTTTTATTCCTtgtttattgaataatatacaagacgataataatagttttgaagtgaaaaaattgaattcttaTCATTTGGCTAAGATCTATGGAGATGACTTATCAATGGAGTTTGACTTTGAATTTTTAGGAAATTTACAGGATTCGTACCCCCTACAGACTTTATTATCAGTATTAACTAGGGAGATTTTAAACACAGGTAACTCGTTATATGCATTTTCAGAGCTTGCAGTAATTTCTCCTGACACTTCACACCAGTTTACTTTGAAGGTAGCCAACCacttgaaagaaaattttaagTTTGATCATCACTCCGATGCAAGTGAAAAAGCAGAAGCATATGTAAAGTGGATAAATTGTTGTATGATAATTAATTTCCcgattattgattttgatatcgTAtggaaagaaatatttgacatAGTTAGAGCCAAATATACCACTGGCTTAGCAGAAGAGTTTAAACAATACTTCAGACTTCTTTGCAAGAGAAATGAGGTAATTACATCTGATCATTTAAAAGGATTTGGGCATATAATTAAAAGTAATAACCCTATTATTGCACAATCtttgttttattatcaaaaattttcaaacaaTGGTAAagtatttttaattaatttaattcaagaaaatgcTATTGATTGTAATATCAGATCAAGCATGATTGAATGCTTAAGTGAAAATTTGGAGAAGTTGAATCTTGATTTGTCGATGTTGTCTGTATTAGTTAACCTGTTGGATGATTATACTATAACGAATCAAGGTGATGTTGGCTCCAAGGTTCGACTTTCTACGATGTATCTTatcaagaataatatttcaactttttttCATTACACGGATGAGATTGAACTCAGGTTAGTGAGAATTTCAGGAGAATTAATAGACAAACTAAGACTTGAGTCTATCAAGTTAATTCATATTTTGAGAATGAAGCATTTTGTGGAGATTGACAATAGCAACAACTATAAGTTCTTGTTTGCATATTACAGAAATGAGATATTGGCAAACAAACAACAATCTAATCATGTAATTGAGTTATCAATTAGCTTTTGGAGAGGGATTGTCTTTAGTTTGGGTGCATTGACGATGACAAGCTCAGTTACAAATGAGGCATTCCTTCAGTTACTTGTATTCTTAGAATCTTTGAATCAGGAAAATCATGATTTTGTATTTAAGGAATTtctaaaattattaaaaataccAACTGACagacaattgaataatttgaattctaGAGAATTGAAGGTTTACAATATGACACTTAACGTTTTTGTCAAGTTGTTTGAATCTAACACTCCTTTTCCAATTGATTTCGAATATCAGACACTCTATGTGAGGTGTTACAATTTGCATATAAACACTTCCAATGTCTTGAGAATAGGcataatattgaagattttcCAGTATTTAGGAACGCTACAATCGGAACCAGAAATTAGGCTCAAAGCTCAAACCCGAGTATGTTGGTTATGCTGCCACCATCCACTACTGCGAGTTAGAAGCATCGGAAGCGAGGTGTTCTTCGAAATTCTTAACGATATATCCCCCAACAACGACTGTATATCCATCCTAGATTCCGTGGATTGGGAAGAATCGCCTGgaaagttgaaaaaatatttcaagtgCTTCCAGCAAACGCTCACTACATTATAG
- a CDS encoding DEHA2G02046p (no similarity), with the protein MNDSPIQDNRQMDTDREGFNIYGTIVFDILI; encoded by the coding sequence ATGAATGATAGTCCTATTCAAGATAACAGACAAATGGATACGGACAGAGAAGGATTCAATATATATGGAACTATAGTTTTcgatattttaatataa
- a CDS encoding mitochondrial 54S ribosomal protein YmL33 (similar to uniprot|P20084 Saccharomyces cerevisiae YMR286W MRPL33 Mitochondrial ribosomal protein of the large subunit) encodes MSSANAAKSMFYKITQTRSTIGCHPRIRKNIEALGLKRRNQIIYQRVSPSTAHRISVVKELVKIELVDKPKSQDELAADRKFNPGFEMIKGDMLNKVYQ; translated from the coding sequence ATGTCGTCCGCAAATGCAGCTAAGAGTATGTTCTACAAGATAACCCAGACTAGGTCAACTATTGGGTGCCATCCAAGAATCcgtaaaaatattgaagctTTGGGATTAAAGAGgagaaatcaaataatttatcaaagagTGTCACCTTCTACTGCTCATAGAATTAGCGTTGTCAAGGAATTAGTTAAAATTGAGTTAGTTGACAAGCCTAAATCACAAGATGAGTTAGCTGCTGATAGAAAGTTCAACCCTGGATTTGAAATGATAAAGGGTGACATGCTCAATAAAGTTtaccaataa
- a CDS encoding DEHA2G02068p (no similarity), protein MPFTKFADYFNTTSKNSEDIESKNSYKNETSNQSTDGEDLESTVTNTGNDTDHNKGHHRHIKEEKFHQSSDNLIVGL, encoded by the coding sequence atgccatttaccaaatttgCTGACTATTTTAACACAACCTCCAAAAATTCCGAAGACATCGAAAGTAAGAATTCTTATAAGAATGAAACTTCTAACCAAAGTACGGACGGGGAAGACCTAGAAAGTACTGTAACAAACACAGGAAATGACACGGATCATAATAAAGGCCACCATCGTCATATTAAGGAAGAGAAATTCCACCAATCGTCGGATAACTTGATAGTGGGATTGTAA